The following are from one region of the Pseudodesulfovibrio piezophilus C1TLV30 genome:
- a CDS encoding HPr family phosphocarrier protein, with product MTFDNQTPGAESGKTESRQVVVANEHGLHARPAGKLAQKAQAFQADILIVHDEQVVDAKSILDVLTLAAGPGEVLEIRATGSDAAEAADVLEALFKNNFEE from the coding sequence ATGACGTTTGACAATCAAACCCCTGGTGCAGAGAGTGGAAAAACGGAATCACGCCAGGTTGTTGTTGCCAACGAGCACGGGTTGCATGCCCGGCCCGCTGGAAAGCTGGCGCAGAAGGCGCAGGCTTTTCAGGCAGACATTCTCATTGTACATGATGAACAGGTTGTGGATGCCAAATCCATTCTTGATGTGCTAACGTTGGCCGCAGGACCGGGCGAAGTACTCGAAATTCGTGCTACGGGTAGTGACGCCGCAGAAGCGGCTGATGTTCTTGAGGCGTTGTTCAAAAACAACTTTGAAGAGTAA
- a CDS encoding FAD-binding oxidoreductase codes for MTTYAESLTRAHERFLSGLFPGDDCLLAPEALVPFSADASQERAMPWAVVRPETREQVEELLRWADTERLPVYGRARGTGRVGNAVPTCGGVVVSMLKMDAIIDIDENDFVAVTQPGIITAALQAKCAEKNLFYPPDPASVRISSVGGNIATCAGGLKAVKYGVTRDWVLGLEAVLPGGDVLRAGGRSHKDVVGLDLIRLFVGSNGKLGLMTEVTVKLIPMPETSASVLVGFGDLRSSLQGAGAVFRAGVLPAACEFMDKVTLEAVRRGGEAIPIAPSAEAALLFRVDGTEQGVAAEVRQLTSALSPLRPVSVEIGRGADEERIWDVRRGISPAAFRIRPNKVSEDISVPRSMVPDAVEGAHAIGKKHGLTVLCFGHLGDGNIHVNIMHDGDVEADVLAAHRAKDDIFRLAMTLGGTISGEHGTGLTKASFVPEQLSPLQMNLMDSIKKVFDPHNIMNPGKGW; via the coding sequence ATGACCACCTATGCCGAATCTCTGACCAGAGCGCACGAACGTTTTCTGTCCGGGCTTTTTCCGGGCGATGACTGTCTGCTCGCACCGGAAGCCCTGGTGCCCTTTTCCGCTGATGCCAGCCAGGAACGGGCCATGCCATGGGCCGTGGTGCGTCCTGAAACGCGAGAACAGGTTGAGGAATTGCTCCGATGGGCCGATACCGAACGACTTCCCGTCTACGGACGTGCTCGGGGGACCGGTCGGGTCGGAAACGCGGTGCCGACCTGTGGCGGTGTGGTCGTTTCCATGCTCAAGATGGACGCGATCATTGATATTGACGAGAATGATTTTGTGGCTGTGACCCAACCCGGTATTATCACTGCGGCATTGCAGGCCAAATGCGCCGAGAAAAATCTTTTTTACCCTCCTGATCCCGCCAGCGTTCGCATTTCCTCTGTGGGGGGCAATATAGCGACCTGCGCCGGAGGACTCAAGGCAGTCAAATACGGTGTGACCCGTGACTGGGTGCTGGGTCTGGAAGCCGTCTTGCCCGGAGGCGATGTCCTACGGGCGGGCGGACGGTCTCACAAGGACGTCGTCGGTCTGGATCTGATCCGACTTTTTGTCGGTTCCAATGGCAAGCTGGGCTTGATGACCGAGGTCACTGTCAAGCTTATTCCCATGCCGGAGACGTCCGCTTCGGTGCTGGTGGGATTTGGCGATTTGCGGTCATCCCTTCAGGGAGCTGGCGCGGTTTTTCGGGCAGGGGTGCTGCCTGCTGCCTGCGAGTTTATGGATAAGGTCACACTGGAAGCGGTTCGTCGGGGTGGGGAGGCCATCCCCATTGCTCCTTCGGCAGAAGCCGCTCTTCTCTTTCGTGTTGACGGAACGGAACAGGGTGTTGCCGCTGAAGTTCGACAATTGACCAGTGCTTTGTCTCCCTTGCGCCCCGTCTCTGTGGAGATAGGGCGAGGCGCGGATGAGGAGCGCATTTGGGACGTGCGTCGCGGTATTTCTCCCGCAGCATTTCGGATCAGGCCGAACAAGGTGTCCGAAGATATCTCCGTGCCTCGAAGCATGGTCCCCGACGCTGTGGAAGGTGCCCATGCCATTGGAAAGAAACATGGGTTGACCGTGCTTTGTTTCGGGCACCTGGGCGACGGGAATATCCATGTGAACATCATGCATGATGGCGACGTGGAGGCCGATGTGCTGGCTGCTCATCGAGCCAAGGATGACATATTTCGCCTGGCCATGACCCTCGGTGGGACCATCTCAGGTGAACATGGCACCGGTCTGACGAAGGCTTCTTTTGTGCCGGAGCAGCTCTCGCCTTTGCAAATGAATTTGATGGATTCAATCAAGAAAGTCTTTGACCCACACAATATCATGAATCCCGGTAAGGGATGGTAA
- the smpB gene encoding SsrA-binding protein SmpB gives MAKKKQKKVSSNTIGTNKKARHLYEILEIFEAGISLLGSEVKSLRGGHVSFKDGYISFHDGSAFLVGVHIAPYDQTGMYDQHDPERRRQLLLHKSEIEVLQSKVDQKGLTVVPMKMYFLRGKVKLQIGLGRGKNVHSKKQDLKDRDIARDTARQLSAYK, from the coding sequence ATGGCAAAGAAGAAACAGAAGAAGGTGTCGTCCAATACCATCGGCACCAATAAGAAAGCCCGGCACCTCTATGAAATCCTCGAAATATTCGAGGCGGGCATTTCCCTGCTCGGCTCCGAGGTGAAATCCCTTCGAGGCGGGCATGTGTCGTTCAAGGACGGGTACATCAGCTTTCATGATGGTTCCGCGTTTCTTGTGGGCGTGCACATCGCACCCTATGATCAGACCGGTATGTACGACCAGCATGACCCGGAACGGAGGCGACAGTTGCTCTTGCACAAGAGTGAAATTGAAGTGCTGCAATCCAAAGTGGACCAGAAAGGGCTGACCGTGGTTCCCATGAAAATGTATTTTTTGCGGGGCAAGGTCAAATTGCAGATCGGCCTTGGGCGGGGCAAGAATGTCCATTCGAAAAAGCAGGATTTGAAGGATCGCGATATCGCCCGCGATACAGCCCGGCAATTGTCGGCATACAAATAA
- the secA gene encoding preprotein translocase subunit SecA: MLKFLFGSKNDRYLKKLQPVVDAINSFESKMEALSDEDFPATIAMWRGQVESGVKTLDDLLPECFALVREAGRRAFDPPMRHFDAQLIGGYVLHQGKIAEMKTGEGKTLVATLPVVLNALSGKGVHVITVNDYLASRDAEWMNQLYSFLGLSVGVIVHGLSDQERQQAYGADITYGTNNEFGFDYLRDNMKFYKEQLVQRPLNFAIVDEVDSILIDEARTPLIISGPGEKSSGLYRRVDAIIPSLTKSSPMDPEDKDAVPDGDFVLDEKTKSVTLSDEGVEKVEAMLGVDNLFDPQHISLQHHVLQALKAHHCFQNDVEYIIKDDQVVLVDEFTGRLMPGRRLSDGLHQAIEAKENVKVEAENQTLASITFQNYFRMYDKLAGMTGTADTEAVEFSQIYNLEVVVIPTNRPMVRKDNPDSIYKTQEQKYEAIAEDIADCYRRGQPTLVGTVSIEKSEVLSALLKKKKVPHNVLNAKQHEKEAEIVAEAGHQKRVTIATNMAGRGTDIKLGEGVRELGGLHIIGTERHESRRIDNQLRGRSGRQGDPGSSRFYLALDDDLMRLFGSDRLQGIMDKLGLEDGMAIENKMVSSAIEKSQTRVEAHHFEIRKQLLEYDDVMNQQREVIYTLRRDLMQAETVEDIAREYAIDLLEEILEPALDMKDVDQETVDSVRVRLEEVFNFERFETWQDVTLPDREQAEAWVDEIFAYLRTATTTHFQEILRYFLLDSLDRNWKEHLLNMDHLRDGIGLRGYGQKDPKQEYKREGFELFSELVYTIKESVMRAFSHLRIEAEVKDEEFQHEQSEELEYTDHESSQEKKKEPVKRSAPKVSRNAPCPCGSGKKYKKCCGS, encoded by the coding sequence ATGCTCAAGTTTCTCTTCGGTTCCAAGAACGACCGATACCTGAAAAAACTTCAACCCGTCGTCGATGCGATCAATAGTTTTGAATCGAAGATGGAAGCTCTTTCCGATGAAGATTTTCCCGCCACCATAGCCATGTGGAGAGGGCAGGTTGAATCCGGCGTCAAGACCCTGGATGATCTGCTTCCCGAGTGCTTTGCCCTGGTGCGTGAAGCAGGCAGGAGAGCCTTTGACCCACCCATGCGTCATTTCGACGCCCAGCTCATTGGCGGGTATGTCCTGCATCAGGGCAAAATAGCCGAGATGAAGACCGGTGAAGGAAAGACCCTGGTCGCAACCCTGCCGGTTGTCCTTAATGCCCTGTCCGGCAAGGGTGTTCATGTCATTACGGTCAATGACTATCTTGCTTCGCGTGATGCCGAATGGATGAACCAGCTCTATTCTTTCCTGGGACTTTCCGTCGGTGTTATCGTCCACGGCCTGTCCGACCAGGAGCGGCAACAGGCCTATGGCGCAGACATTACCTACGGAACCAATAATGAATTCGGTTTTGACTATCTGCGCGACAACATGAAATTCTACAAGGAGCAGTTGGTTCAGCGGCCGCTGAATTTTGCTATCGTCGATGAAGTCGATTCCATCCTCATTGATGAAGCGCGAACCCCGCTGATCATTTCCGGTCCGGGTGAAAAATCCTCGGGCCTGTACCGCCGGGTGGATGCCATTATTCCCAGCCTGACCAAGTCTTCGCCCATGGACCCTGAAGACAAGGACGCCGTGCCTGACGGGGACTTTGTGCTTGATGAGAAAACCAAGTCCGTGACTTTGTCCGATGAAGGGGTGGAAAAGGTCGAGGCCATGCTCGGAGTGGATAACCTGTTTGATCCACAACATATTTCTCTTCAGCACCATGTGCTTCAGGCCTTAAAGGCGCATCATTGTTTCCAGAATGATGTCGAGTACATCATCAAGGATGATCAGGTTGTGCTGGTCGATGAATTTACCGGTCGTCTGATGCCGGGCCGTCGGCTCTCGGATGGACTGCATCAAGCCATTGAGGCCAAGGAGAACGTCAAGGTTGAAGCGGAGAATCAGACTCTCGCTTCCATTACGTTCCAGAATTATTTTCGCATGTACGACAAGCTCGCGGGCATGACGGGAACAGCGGATACGGAAGCTGTCGAATTTTCCCAGATCTACAATCTCGAGGTCGTGGTCATTCCGACCAATCGTCCTATGGTGCGAAAGGACAACCCGGATTCCATCTACAAGACGCAGGAGCAGAAATACGAGGCCATTGCCGAGGATATTGCCGACTGCTATCGCCGGGGCCAGCCGACATTGGTTGGTACCGTCTCCATTGAAAAATCGGAAGTGCTGTCCGCATTACTCAAAAAGAAAAAGGTTCCCCATAATGTGCTCAATGCCAAACAGCACGAAAAGGAAGCCGAAATAGTGGCCGAAGCCGGACATCAGAAAAGAGTGACCATTGCTACCAACATGGCTGGTCGCGGAACGGATATCAAACTCGGCGAAGGCGTCCGGGAACTGGGTGGACTGCATATCATCGGAACTGAACGGCATGAATCCCGGCGCATCGATAATCAGTTGCGCGGGCGCTCCGGTCGTCAGGGTGATCCCGGCTCTTCCAGGTTCTACCTTGCCTTGGACGATGATCTCATGCGGTTGTTCGGTTCTGACCGACTGCAGGGCATCATGGACAAGCTGGGGTTGGAAGATGGCATGGCTATCGAAAACAAGATGGTTTCAAGTGCCATTGAGAAATCGCAAACCCGTGTGGAAGCCCATCACTTTGAAATCCGTAAACAGCTTTTGGAATATGATGATGTCATGAACCAGCAGCGCGAGGTTATCTACACCTTGCGTCGGGATTTGATGCAGGCTGAAACCGTGGAAGACATTGCCCGCGAATACGCCATTGATCTGCTGGAGGAAATTCTGGAGCCTGCTTTGGATATGAAAGATGTTGACCAGGAGACCGTGGACTCTGTTCGCGTTCGTTTGGAAGAGGTCTTCAATTTCGAGCGGTTTGAGACATGGCAGGACGTGACCCTGCCGGATCGCGAGCAGGCTGAAGCCTGGGTGGACGAAATCTTTGCTTATTTGCGGACTGCCACCACCACTCATTTCCAGGAAATATTGCGTTATTTTCTACTCGATTCACTGGATCGGAACTGGAAAGAGCATTTGCTCAATATGGATCACCTGCGTGATGGTATCGGACTGCGTGGATATGGTCAGAAAGATCCGAAGCAGGAGTACAAACGGGAAGGATTCGAGCTTTTTTCCGAGCTGGTTTACACCATCAAGGAAAGTGTCATGCGTGCTTTTTCCCATCTGCGTATCGAGGCCGAGGTCAAGGACGAGGAGTTCCAACACGAGCAGTCCGAAGAGTTGGAATACACCGACCACGAGTCTTCGCAAGAGAAAAAGAAAGAGCCGGTCAAACGGTCTGCGCCCAAGGTTTCCCGCAATGCTCCCTGTCCCTGCGGTTCCGGCAAGAAATACAAGAAATGCTGCGGTTCCTGA
- a CDS encoding (Fe-S)-binding protein — protein MTRQCILCGKCLEVCPLLNATRREELGPRAKTELSAMLRDDELLLSGEDVTRLAGLCLGCHRCRKACSHGVDAPGMVSALRGAHPDFKRWLWKTWLTNAGSLWSSGSTVAKLIPKKFQPEKLGRHLKMLAGLKGGVGLEPCLSVRAFPKTYEETPVLLFAGCTANHVQKDWLASARFLLEGLGVHLLPDDFKCCGSGLRAAGCPHEAEDVARHNIQIWRAAGRPKVLVFCASCLAGLSDYDDFSNEPEKNLWQASLTPLAGWIGDVDFLIADDAPASLGYHRPCHHDAADSDFMFLKRILGGRLETASDKECCGFGGVMGLGAPELADQVTSQCWDRLGAMPVVVTGCSACAARLGATAPERVRVGHWLEMINRGSGGRVSSQT, from the coding sequence ATGACTCGTCAATGTATTCTGTGCGGCAAGTGCCTTGAGGTCTGTCCGCTTCTCAACGCCACTAGAAGAGAGGAACTCGGACCACGTGCCAAGACCGAGCTTTCGGCCATGTTGCGTGATGACGAGTTGTTGCTGAGCGGAGAAGACGTCACCCGGCTGGCCGGTCTGTGCCTTGGGTGCCATCGCTGCCGAAAAGCATGCTCGCATGGCGTGGATGCTCCGGGTATGGTGTCAGCGTTGCGTGGGGCACATCCTGATTTCAAACGATGGCTTTGGAAAACATGGCTCACCAATGCCGGTTCTCTCTGGTCTTCGGGGTCCACTGTTGCCAAGCTTATCCCAAAGAAGTTTCAACCGGAAAAACTCGGCAGACATCTTAAGATGCTGGCTGGTTTGAAGGGGGGAGTCGGGCTTGAGCCGTGCCTGTCGGTGCGGGCGTTCCCGAAGACATATGAGGAAACGCCGGTTCTTCTGTTTGCCGGATGCACGGCCAATCATGTGCAAAAAGATTGGTTGGCTTCTGCCCGCTTTCTACTGGAAGGGCTTGGAGTCCATCTTCTCCCTGATGATTTCAAATGCTGCGGGAGCGGCTTAAGGGCTGCGGGGTGCCCGCATGAGGCCGAGGACGTAGCCCGGCACAACATCCAAATCTGGCGGGCGGCCGGGAGGCCCAAGGTGCTGGTCTTTTGCGCATCATGTCTTGCGGGATTGTCGGACTATGACGATTTTTCCAATGAACCGGAGAAGAATCTTTGGCAAGCCTCGTTGACTCCCCTTGCCGGTTGGATAGGGGATGTGGATTTTTTGATTGCCGATGATGCTCCGGCGAGTCTGGGATATCATCGCCCGTGCCATCATGATGCTGCGGATTCGGATTTCATGTTCCTGAAGCGCATCCTCGGCGGACGACTGGAAACGGCTTCAGACAAGGAGTGTTGCGGTTTTGGCGGTGTGATGGGGTTGGGCGCCCCGGAATTGGCCGATCAGGTCACCAGTCAGTGTTGGGATCGGCTTGGGGCCATGCCCGTGGTCGTGACAGGTTGCTCGGCGTGTGCGGCCCGGCTGGGGGCGACCGCACCGGAAAGAGTCCGAGTCGGACATTGGTTGGAAATGATCAATCGGGGATCAGGTGGCCGTGTTTCGTCACAGACGTGA
- a CDS encoding biotin transporter BioY: protein MTHNSLTDLHRLIWTSLMAASIGVGAYLIVPIGPVPVSMQPFFVFLTGYVLGPRRGVMAVGLYLLAGIIGLPVFAGGRSGLGHLFGPTGGYLFAWTLGAWFCGLARKNNFVIPWLRGVAFGVAGLISIYLVGAVWLKFALSIDWGKAVIVGVVPFIAWDAIKIVLALLVSRYLSSHGLLPGQR, encoded by the coding sequence ATGACACACAATTCTTTGACGGATTTGCACAGACTTATTTGGACTTCGCTCATGGCCGCTTCCATTGGGGTCGGAGCCTATCTCATCGTGCCCATCGGCCCGGTTCCTGTTTCTATGCAACCTTTTTTTGTCTTTTTGACCGGGTACGTGCTCGGTCCACGGCGCGGTGTGATGGCTGTGGGGCTTTATCTCTTGGCCGGGATCATCGGCTTGCCTGTCTTTGCTGGAGGACGATCTGGCCTGGGGCATCTTTTCGGCCCTACCGGGGGCTATCTCTTCGCATGGACGTTGGGGGCATGGTTTTGTGGGCTGGCCAGAAAAAACAACTTTGTTATTCCATGGTTGAGAGGGGTTGCCTTCGGCGTCGCAGGGCTTATCTCCATATATCTCGTGGGTGCGGTCTGGCTCAAATTCGCCTTGTCCATCGATTGGGGCAAGGCGGTGATAGTCGGTGTGGTTCCGTTCATTGCCTGGGATGCCATCAAGATCGTCTTGGCACTCCTGGTCAGCCGGTATCTCTCCTCCCACGGGTTGTTGCCCGGCCAACGGTGA
- the ptsP gene encoding phosphoenolpyruvate--protein phosphotransferase, whose translation MADKILTGISVATGIAIGKAFFINRNHKAHLPRQIVAASLVPREIDKLHEAFTAVESELSATREHVPAELKDYGLLIETHILMLKDPKLSGAAADYIKTLGLNAAWALEKAVSDQEDAFGAINDPYIRERMQDVRVVADKVQAKLIGKETDLTGMSGRAIIMAHDLTPADTVELQVDKIMGFATVCGGKTSHTGIMARSLGIPALVGADRLEDSVRDGDLVVIDGLSGKIVVNPTEAELEDYNERAAFFEEYSRKIKRQCQLPAETFDGSRVQVMANIELVEEVASVIDNGGEGIGLYRTEYAYLNRTDLPDEEELAEKYIDLASVMSPRKVVFRSLDLGADKFISAYGELNETNPAMGLRAIRFCLKNPQLFKIQLRAILRASAYGNVSLMFPMISGVKEVRQAKAWLAQAKAELRREGVAYDPDMPVGIMIELPAAVMIAEYLAHEVDFFSIGTNDLIQYSIGVDRTNHHVSYLYQPLHPATLRMIKLVVDAAHQAGIEVSLCGEVASDPFCVPILLGMGIDSISLTPQAIPGIKRIIRQTNMHDCRNLLNEVLACRTVSRINNLVMENIFKYFPDEVTFFTSLLENDEAAS comes from the coding sequence ATGGCGGACAAGATTCTCACAGGTATATCGGTTGCCACGGGTATTGCCATTGGCAAGGCCTTTTTTATCAACCGAAATCATAAGGCCCATCTGCCCCGGCAGATCGTGGCCGCGAGTCTCGTTCCCCGCGAGATTGACAAGCTTCATGAAGCTTTTACCGCCGTGGAATCGGAATTGTCCGCGACCAGAGAGCATGTCCCGGCAGAACTCAAGGATTACGGACTGCTCATTGAAACACATATTCTCATGCTCAAGGACCCCAAATTATCCGGGGCGGCGGCAGACTATATCAAGACCCTGGGGTTGAACGCGGCATGGGCTTTGGAAAAAGCCGTATCTGATCAGGAAGACGCTTTCGGGGCGATCAACGATCCTTACATCAGGGAACGCATGCAGGATGTTCGAGTTGTGGCTGACAAGGTTCAGGCCAAGCTCATCGGCAAGGAAACCGATCTGACCGGCATGTCCGGTCGGGCCATTATCATGGCGCATGACTTGACCCCGGCTGACACAGTCGAACTTCAGGTGGACAAGATCATGGGATTTGCCACGGTCTGCGGCGGCAAGACGTCACATACAGGCATCATGGCTCGCTCCCTTGGTATCCCTGCCCTTGTAGGGGCTGACAGGCTGGAGGACAGCGTCCGGGACGGTGACCTCGTCGTGATTGACGGGTTGTCAGGAAAGATTGTTGTCAACCCCACTGAAGCCGAACTGGAAGATTACAACGAGCGTGCCGCCTTTTTTGAAGAGTATTCGCGCAAGATCAAGCGACAGTGCCAGTTGCCAGCCGAGACCTTTGACGGGTCCAGGGTTCAGGTCATGGCGAATATCGAGTTGGTGGAAGAGGTCGCCTCGGTCATCGACAACGGTGGCGAGGGGATTGGTCTGTACCGGACAGAGTATGCGTACCTGAACCGGACAGATCTGCCGGATGAGGAAGAGCTGGCTGAAAAATATATTGATTTGGCGTCGGTCATGTCTCCGCGCAAGGTCGTGTTCCGCTCCCTGGACCTGGGGGCGGACAAGTTTATCTCGGCTTATGGCGAGTTGAATGAGACCAATCCGGCCATGGGCCTTCGGGCAATCCGTTTTTGCCTCAAGAATCCCCAGTTGTTCAAAATACAGCTCCGGGCCATTTTGCGGGCTTCAGCGTACGGAAATGTTTCACTGATGTTCCCCATGATTTCCGGGGTCAAGGAAGTCCGTCAGGCCAAAGCGTGGCTGGCTCAGGCCAAAGCAGAGCTGCGTCGTGAAGGCGTGGCCTATGACCCGGATATGCCTGTGGGTATCATGATCGAACTGCCTGCCGCAGTGATGATTGCCGAGTATCTGGCTCATGAGGTGGATTTCTTTTCCATCGGGACCAATGATCTGATCCAGTACTCTATAGGGGTGGATCGGACCAATCATCATGTCTCCTATCTGTACCAGCCTTTGCATCCAGCCACTTTGCGGATGATAAAACTGGTAGTTGACGCCGCCCATCAGGCGGGCATAGAAGTTTCGTTGTGCGGTGAAGTGGCCAGTGATCCGTTCTGCGTGCCGATCCTGCTGGGCATGGGGATTGATTCCATTTCGCTCACGCCGCAGGCCATCCCCGGCATCAAGCGCATTATCCGGCAGACCAACATGCACGACTGCCGAAATCTGCTCAATGAGGTCCTGGCGTGCAGGACAGTCAGTCGGATCAACAACTTGGTGATGGAAAACATTTTTAAGTATTTCCCTGACGAGGTGACTTTTTTCACCTCTCTTCTTGAAAACGACGAAGCCGCCTCCTAG
- a CDS encoding PTS system mannose/fructose/sorbose family transporter subunit IID, translating to MAFVRSFMRCYLAGAGFNTRGMQNLGLIYAMLPGLIAIHREPKMLRAAQKRYVRHYQSHPFWLPCLVGIYLNVEGAIAANRFPPKMLAKVKDTTAYTLSAIGDSVFAGSLLIFWALLSVCLVLSGQTTAALVLGVIFFVGLQGFKAYTYVCGLRQGFKFLDRLKRWDLINWGRRIKYVNAALIIWLWALIWPRPVDWWEWLLGVGMLMVLGRFVRFGVMSRVFAAAAFVELIDEFPLVEEWIKSFL from the coding sequence ATGGCATTCGTGCGCAGCTTCATGCGTTGCTATCTGGCCGGGGCCGGGTTCAATACTCGGGGAATGCAGAACCTGGGGTTGATATATGCCATGCTTCCTGGGTTGATCGCGATCCACCGTGAGCCCAAGATGCTCCGGGCTGCACAAAAACGGTATGTCAGGCATTACCAGTCCCATCCGTTCTGGCTTCCATGTCTGGTGGGGATCTACCTCAATGTCGAGGGTGCTATTGCGGCCAACAGATTTCCTCCGAAGATGCTGGCAAAGGTGAAGGATACCACGGCATACACCTTATCCGCCATTGGTGATTCCGTCTTTGCCGGAAGTCTGCTCATTTTCTGGGCATTGTTGAGTGTCTGTCTGGTCTTGTCGGGACAAACAACGGCAGCTCTTGTTCTTGGCGTCATTTTTTTTGTCGGTCTGCAGGGCTTCAAGGCGTACACCTATGTTTGTGGTTTGCGTCAGGGGTTCAAATTTCTCGATCGACTCAAGCGCTGGGACCTCATCAACTGGGGGCGGCGTATCAAGTATGTCAATGCCGCCCTGATTATCTGGCTCTGGGCCTTGATCTGGCCTCGGCCGGTGGACTGGTGGGAATGGTTGCTCGGCGTGGGAATGTTGATGGTGCTCGGGCGTTTTGTCCGATTCGGCGTGATGTCCAGAGTCTTTGCCGCCGCCGCATTTGTCGAGCTTATTGATGAGTTCCCTTTGGTTGAAGAGTGGATAAAAAGTTTCCTTTAA